The window GATATGAGAGTGTATGATTATATTATGACGTACTATGCACGTATTTgttatgatgtaaaattttattttcttattattcatatGATATGCTTGTTGTAGGGCCATGTTTGCTAAAAAACAGTCGAGATGTTTACCATTATTTATCttatgataattttaaaatatagtatgtatgacatgatacatgcgataaaaatataaaagtttATACTTATTGAATCATTACTTACTCTAGACCTTATTTTATAggtaaaaatattaatatctcaCCCGGGTGATTGGATAGAGAAGTGAGTATATGCAAGCCTATATTAGTGCATATGTGAATGATAACTTGTAAACATTTTATGTGTATAAATTTTAAACATGTCATTTTTCTTTGATTAGATTTTATAATTATGTATAAgtgtcaaaaataatattatatatatatcattttatttagtaaatttatataattattatttattttaattctatCGATAATAATAAGTATGGATTACAATTAAAATGACAAGGACCGACATGCCCGAGAAACAAGCATATTGATATGTGCTTTTACTGCAAATTAGATGTAAATGAGTGCAATTATGAATGTTAAGAATGTGGACCGATGTATATGTTTATGCCTAATAAATATATCAACTCAATGTCGAGGTAGAATAGAATACTTTGGGATCAGGGAAGGGATGACATAATTGCATTAGCAACATACTAATATGTTTTCTGTGAGACGGTTGCTTAAGCACCCAACTCTTTTTCTAATCACCCCCCAAATATTTTTGCCTAATGGTTAGATTAAGGTCAATATTAATCATATAATGAAATTAATCTCTCTTTTGGCAAAATTAATCGTTCATTTGGACAAttttaacccttttttttttcccactgTCTTGTTAAGTTATTTAAACTAGGCTTTAGAATTCTAAAAGAAATTTCTTTTAGGAGAAATAATGAGGTTTATCTCAAACATTTTTGATATATTaagtgtaagaaaaaaaaaaagcttcctaCATCCTTTTGGCCATTCAACATGCATAAAAAATTATGTATAACATAATCCAAcgcaaaaattatatatatatatatatatatatatatatatatatatatatatatatatatatatatatatatatatatatgtttcaacATTCTTGTATAATAacacttatatatatttttttaatttgtggaatatttttataatttattatagtTATTAATTAAATCCTTACAAATTGTTCTTTTACACATAAAGCACAAAAAGATAGAAGTCAACTCAAATAAAGAGCAACATAAAAATACCTGTCAGTTGAGGGGTTATTTGCAAAACATAAGATATTAACTGTCCGTTTCTCTCGAGGATGCGCCCTTAGCGGGGAATGGGATAACGAGCTCGCTTCGGTATCTCTCTGAAAGGCGTTTGTTTGAGGATTGGTAGCGCTTCCCTTCCGGATTTAGATCTCTCTTTTCTTATCGCTTTTGTCTCTTTTCGTGAAAGGACGCTGGTCGAGAGTCAAAAAGCCTATTTTTCGACTATTTCCTGGTTTTTTTCGTTTGTAATTTGGTAAAGTAACGAAAAGCTGCAATTTGATGTCAGTTTGCTGGATTTTCTGTGTGGTAACGCACTAAATTTTCCTATTTGGGAGCATTTATGGAGGTAGAGATAGGGGATTCGGTTCATGGTGCTTGGTTGAGAGATTCTCTTCCCGTTTGATTGGTTTGGGTTGAGGAATCGAGTTGGTAGGAGGCCTCCACGTCTCGTTAAAAGCCGCCGGTTGTGTTTCATCGGTCTGCGTGAGAGTTTTTGGAGTTCGATTTGAAGGAAATGGTGCTTTGGTTGTGAAAGTTAGGGTTTTGTTTCGTCTTTCCACTTAAAGTTTGCATTcccgcatcatcatcatcatcatcatcatcatcatgtcttCTACCTTGTTGGCGGCTCCAACTGGCGCTCGTAGCATGATGGAGGAGATGCTGATTGCGATCAGATTGAGGGATGAGAAGCCAAAGGACGCCTTACCAGCATTGCCCGTCCGGCCCACATTGAGACGACGCCCGCCGTCATCGAGGAACTCGCTGCCCATGGCATTCAAGGGTGGGAGCACGGCAGAATGCTCATCGAGTGGTCTTGATCCGGAAAAAGATAAGGCAAGGCCGGAACGGAAGGAATTCAGTAATGGCAGCTCTGTAAAAGATAGATCAGAAAAggtgaatcatcttgaggccgaAGACTTAGTGAACTATGAAGAAGTGCCTGAAAAGTCCATTGTTTCGCAGTCCTCCATGGCAGGTCCGGTGGATGAGAAGCTTGGATACGACACTAGCAATGGTTTTGTTGAAGAGGAGGTAATGCAATTCTGATATTGAGTCAACTTCTTTtttgaaaagaaacaaaagaagatGATTATTCTTTtccaaaatttaatattttttataatttgctTATCCCGGTAATATGTGCATAAACTTCCCCATGATCAGTAAAGTTCGTTGAATACTGTGGCTTTGCACCAaaatatgtttaattttcttCTTAATGATAAAGAAAGATGTATATGCTTTCATGTTATTGTTTGTTGGTTATTGGTGCTAATTGCATATTATTTTAACAAAAACATCTGCACGTTGTTTCTTGCTTTTTCATTGTAGGTTTTTTGAAAAATAGTTGAGTTTAAGAAATAATTAGAGTTGGAAGTTTTATGTTCAAAGACTGTTTAGATATGGGACAAAGTGCTGATCAAGTAAACTTCCGCAATTAATAAGAGAACTTAGCATACAAATGGTTTTATTAGTTTAAAGTGATCATAATGAGGATATTGGTGTGAAGTTTGGATATTAGCATCAAGAACTGGCACGACATGGTTACCATGCACCAATATGGCACATTACAAAAGGTAGCTAATACATGCAATGTGGACATGGCTACAATGTATTTAACAGATGGTATATAGCAAAACATGACATGTCAAGTTTAGTTATTCAAGAAAATAATAACTTTTACAACATGACGATCCAAAACGTACAAAAGGAACAAAAATACTAACAGATGTTCAATTTTTCTTACATCTATTTTGAGCATGTTTAAATGGTAGCCAAGCGCATGAGACTCCTGACAACCTGGTAGGGAAGGTCAATGTACATTGCAAAGGTGCAATCTTACTATGGCATGAAGCCTTAGCCTCATTTTAAGCATGGGTCCGTTCAACTTAGTTCTTGTTTAGCTAGCATGTTGATCTAGATATTTCATTTTCATCAAAATTTCTTGTGCCATTTTTGCCTAAAAACAATAACACCATGGGAGCTCTGAAAATTATTTGTGAACATGTGTGGCAGGCTTCAAAAGAAGATGGCCAGAAGGTGCACCCTTCGAGGGTGGATGACTTCGAGAATCTGGTTTTAAAGACAAAGGCAGAACTGCGACAAAAAGAGGAGGAAAATGTTGCATTATTGCAGCAAGTTCAACAGTGTGAGAAAAAGTGGTCACTGTTTGAGGTAAAACTGAAGTCCATGGAGGAGATGTATCAGACACAAATAGACACTCTGAAGGTGAGTATACTTAGTTACTTATAAAGGAAATAGCTTTTAATATAGTGATGTCCTCGAAGATTCTAAATTTTTACATTGTTAAGTGATGAGTGAATGAGTATTACTCGCAGCAGTACAATGAGTGCTCGTCTTTTCATTGTAGTTTGTCAGACAGCTAAAATGTGATTCTTAGTGTTATGCATTATACAACCGTCTAATTAGATCAACATGTTATCAGACACTAGATCATCATCTAGGTTAAAATCACTATGTCATCGTATTGTGATTTTCAGTTAGAATGTCAAGGAACTGTTGTTATTGTTGAGGGTGTACTATTTTCCTTCTGAATTGGTAAATTAGACACGTGTGTTTTCTGATAATATACTCTTGATTCTGTaccttttgaatgaaagggactgatagtagggattttttttttggaaaacaaATTGAACTTGAGGTATTACTACCCTGTTGGAACTTATCCATCCACCGAATGCACATTAtggaatttatataatttttagcaTACTGCTGCAATTCAaatacaatcttcttctttctaatCGGTTGCACATGCAGGTGAATCTAGCTGCGGCACAGAACAGCATTGCTGCTGGTGACACAGTTAAGCAACCTCTAAAATTTGAGGGTGCTATGTCTGCTGAAGCACAAACGCCTGAAGAAACACCAATTAAACATCATGTTGCTGAGTCAACAGTTGCAGATGGCAGAAATAATGTTGTTCATCACTTAACAAAGGAGTTTGAGCAGCAGAAACAGGTGTTCGAGGATGAAGCATGTGTCCTTAGTGAGGTGAACTCTGGGCAGTCGGGATCCATTGCAAAATCTATCGAAGAGCTTCGGAACTTGACGATCCGCTATGAAGCTTGGAAGAAGGAATACAAGGTCCGTCTGCGTGATGCAAAGGCATCACTTCTGAAGCTTGGGAAACCAGAAGGCGAGAAATCGCGGAGAAGATGGTGgtacaagaaaaaaaagagaaattgaaCTTTGATATGATGTTAGTGGTGCGCTAGAGCTAGTCGATACGCTGCCAGTGCCTGAAAGCTAACTCAAGACATCTACCATGTCATAAACACTGATGCTCTATGTAATTCAAGTTAACAAGGCTCTTTGTATTTCTTGTTTCCTGCTTTGCAGTGCACAAGAGCATTGTATAGAACAACAATTTCATACCATGTTGTACTCACTACAGACAGTTGTGAACATAAGAATAATAAATGTAAGCAAATGGTTCATGTGTTGGAAAAACTGAGATGTATGTAATGCTATTTCACTCTTCCCATGATTTCATATTCAGTATAAAGAAGCATGTTACTCTTTTACCTGTGCAGAAATCTTCTTCGTTATACTAAGTGAATATTATAATTTTGTCCCTAAGGAGGTATCAGAATGATTAGGAAGTTGTCTATTATATAATTTGAGTGGAAGAAATAAAGGTTTTTTTGGGCTCACCATAGCAATGTTTAGAATATTAAAGTATATCTTTATTTTATGAAGAAAATAGAGTTACTAATTGGCTCACTTATTACACGAGATCGAATCATGGTGATGATATTTGTCTCACTAGCTTTTGTCAGGGGTTCTATGGATCATAAAACATATTCTCTTATTTTTACGAAGAAAAATAGAGTTACTAATTGGATTCTACTTGATCGCACTGATGGAATGTATAACGTGGAGATCTAATATTATGTCTGTGAGAAGTCCATGTCATCCGTAAAGTTCCAGCGGAGACTCAGTCAATCTGACTCGGCCACCGGCGCCCCGCCCGCGCCTCTCCTCCCGGTGGCGCGGCTTCTGGCGCCACCGCTGGCCCCACCCCGCCGCCCTCGACTTCTCCCCGCTCAACACATAGTTCAGCGACGAGGCCGCAGCCGCTGCTACGACACCGACATCGAGCGCTGGCTCGGGTATGCCGCCTCCTGCGGCGTCGAGGAGCTCGGTCCCTCGTGGCCACCTTCGTTAGCCGCGGCCGGCGCCTCCGGAGTTACATTGGCGCTTTGCCAACTCCTCCGTTATCTTCCATTCCATCTACGAGTGTTCCAATCTGACCCAGCTCACACTCTCGAGCCCCAGCGTGAACATCAAGCCGCTCTCCTCCCTTGTGGTCCTCATCCTGCATTCGCCGCACGCTTGATCTCCGGCACTGCCGTATGCACGTCACGGTTTTGCTTGAATTATAAGTTGATGTCTATGCCAGAGATAAATGAAAGACATACGTGGAGACGAAGATGGCTCCCGACATGCACAACCTACACATTTATCATCACATGGATAGTGCTCCTTTTAAAGCTTTGTGGATTACTGTTGCATTCCATCAATTTAAATTGTCagaatatatttacatatatatatataattattatttaccATATAATACGTAACAGTAGTAGCCACGTGTTTTATTTTGCAAATAAGAAGGGAGATTGACGAGCTAAAACCTGCGCTCTTCGACGGGGAGCACTTCGCACTCTCCACATCTCTCGGATCTTCCTCTCGGTCTCTCTCGATCGATCGATTGCTCCAGCGTTGGAGGATGCGCTCCGCCACCTTCTTCCTCGACGGCGCCTTCCGCCGCATCCCCGCCTTCTCCAAGCTCGTCCTCATCTTCGCCGCCAGGTCCCTTCCTTTCCCCAGTCCGTTTTAAGCTCTCCTACTGTTTCTTGATCCAACTCGGCCAATCTCTTCCGAAAAGCCAGGATCTTTCTGGTCTTGGATTTCgatttgcttctttcttgatccgTAGGACCAAGAAAGATGGCATCTTGTTCGTGTCTAATGCGAAAATAATCGTGTAATCTGCTTAAAGAAATGCTACTGTTTTGGGGGAAAGACGAGGTGGTTCTAGTCTCGATTGCGACTTCAATCCCTAAATTGTACGATTAGAAAGCCAAGGATTCGGTTTGAGTCACTGTTCTATCCGCTTGATGAACTCGAAAATGGAGCTACTGCAGCTTATCTTATGCGTTCTCGTACGAACTGAGATGTGCTTGGAAGTTTTAGTTGTTAGACCATCTCTTTGTACTCTAAAACTCTGTAAATTGCAGCGGTGGAGGTCTTGTGGCATATGCTGATGCAAGAACAGATCCTGCTTTAGAACCATCTCAAGCAGCTCCCAAGAAGAAGGTGGTTGTGCTTGGTACTGGTTGGGCTGGCACAACCTTCGTGAGGAATGTCGATAGCTCCTTGTATGATGTGCAAGTGATATCACCTCGGAACTATTTTGCATTCACCCCTTTGCTGCCGAGCGTCACATGTGGGACGGTCGAACCACGCAGCATTGTTGAACCAATACGCAAGATCATAAGAAAGGTATGCACAAGATGTGTAGGGATGAATTCTTtgtcttctttatttttatgCTGGAGTGACCCTGCTATTCTGGATGGTTCTGATAGCCTTTATGTCCAAAATTTACTTCTTTTTTTAGGTACCAAATGGTGTATTTGTGGCACTAATTATTTGAATCTAGGATTTAAATACCAATTGGACCGACATGTATTGACTGATATGGTTCGAATACATCCACGGTACTCTCAGTCGAAGCATATAGCTTGATGTTATCACTTTCTTCGATGATATTGAGTAGTTCTAATCATTATATCGCCCGATATACCTGTACCAAAATTGACGATAACTATAATCCTTGATTTGAAGAACCCTCTATTTGGAGGGGAGTATCATCCATATAGAAACCTCACATACCATAAAAAACCATGGCAGATTTTATAGGACTATATTTATGTACAATATAAGCCCTGTCATCATAATATTCTGGAAACTGATGACGTGAATGGATTATGATAGGAAAAAAACAATGTTTTTAACACATAGGaggattgataaaaaataatatgaaatcTTTTGTAAAACTTAGAAGGCACTAAGATGGACTTTGATAATGTCATTTCTATTTTAgacattttttgatttttttctgaATTATTCAACATCAAAATAATGTGTCATTTCctaattttctattttttatttttgctgcaatgttttttaatatttgagcttctaaatatgtcCATACACAGAGgtaaaaatttatgaaaaaaatattttccaatacATGGTACACTATTTTTGgggttaaaataaaaataatgtattgcatataaggACTAGTTTAAATCATTTAAACTTTTCATGAAAGGTTTGGATTTGTCCCAGATGGGTATATGTCACTGTTTTTCTAATTTAGAgaattattttgatatattttaaattttcagcATCTCATATGTGATATATTGTTTTTTAGGTTAATGATTTCCCTTTGTTTTGTTCCAAAGTTATCTTCATTGTTGTCACCAGAATATTGAATACCAGCCTCTtgttgatgattgatttttcagaAAGGTGGAGAAATCAAGTTCTGGGAAGCTGAGTGCTTCAAGATCGATCCAGACAACAAAAAGGTCCACTGCCGGActaatataggaacaaatttggAGGGGAACGGCGAATTCCTTGTTGATTATGACTACTTAGTGATAGCAGTTGGAGCAAGGGTAAATACCTTCAACACCTCTGGTGTGGTTCAGCATTGTCATTTCTTGAAGGTAATTTCCATAATCAATTGATTTCTACGTGCAATGATGTTGGGTATGCTAGTTTGTTAGAACACAAGATTAGAGCTCTTGCATGGCAAAAATAGTCTGGCTTCCGTTTGATGAATGTCCGGTACAGACTACAGATTGTTAGATGATTGTGCATTCAATAGTTAAATTGTTCATTGTTTCTGATTTACTTTTAGGAGCACTACCTTTTTGCAGGAAGTAGAGGATGCTCAGAAGATACGCAAAAGTGTCATAGACAGTTTTGAAAGAGCCATTCTTCCAGATCTTgatgaagaagagaggaagagaactcTCCATTTTGTTATTGTTGGTGGTGGTCCAACTGGTGTTGAATTCGCAGCAGAGCTGCATGACTTCATCTCTGAAGATTTGGCTAAGTTGTACCCAACTGTTTGCAACCTAGTGAAGATATCAGTTATTGAACATGGAGGGCACATCTTGACCATGTAACACAGAACTTAGTGTGAATTATCTCTAATCATATAGTTACTTTTTAAGTTTACAAGCACTGAGTAGTCTGCACAATTGTAGAACCTTCAGCTCACATCTGTTTGCTAAATGAAACTTCTTTGCTGCTGTCAAATTTTAGCAACTAGGCACATCTGATGTAGAACATCTCACAGGTCTTTTAACAAGTGTAGCTCTAATTGTGCTAAGTTGATCCAACTTCACAAATCACTTTTTTTGCATTTTCTACTTGTCTGCTACTGTGACATGAGTTGCATTGTGACATCATCCACAGGTTTGATAAAAGGATCGGCAAATTTGCAGAAGAGAAGTTTCGAAGGGATGGTATTGAACTGAGAACGGGATATAGGGTTGTGAAGGTATCTGATAATATAATAACTATGGAGGACAAATTGCATGTTGAGAGTTCTGTATCATACGGAATGGCTGTTTGGTCAGCTGGTGTTGGAGCCCGTCCCATCATATTGGATTTCATGAAACAAATTGGTCAGGTTAATTTCTTCTATCTTGGGATCATAACTGTCTTATAAATTTATGTTTGGATGTACTAATTCATGCTGTCTTGAAAAATCTTTTCCTTCTGTCCGCAGGGTAATAGGCGTGCATTAGCTACTGATGAATGGCTGAGAGTCCGTGAATGTGATGGTGTATATGCTATCGGTGACTGTGCCACAATGAGTCAAAGAAAAGTCATGGTATATGCTCTTTTTCTATCGATCTCATGACTTGTTTACCTTGTGAGAAGCATCATTTTGGGTAACacatgaactctctctctctctccggttgCAGCTTTTGTTTCCCTTATCTTTACCTTTATTACTCTTCATTTTAGAATGCATAATATCATACGTATTGCAagtcatatatgtatgtatgacatcctctttttttcctttttcattaaATCCTCTTATTgcaagtcatctatgtacttcatgttAACATCTTCCAGGAAGATATCTTGGAAATCTTCAAATTTGCAGACAAAGACAACTCAGGAACTTTAACTGTGAAAGAAATCAATGATGCTTTGGAAGATATCTGCATACGGTATCCTCAAGTTGAACTCTATCTAAAGAGCAACCAAATGAGCAACATTGTTGATCTGATAAAAGCTTCAAAAGGTGATGTTGGGAAGGAATCTGTAGAACTCGACATAGAAGAGTTCAAAAATGCTCTTGCTGATGTCGATTCCGAGGTCAAAAATCTCCCTGCAACAGCTCAGGTAGTCCTTTCTTTTGAAAGATTGGTCACCTGGTTTAGATAATGTAATAATCACATTTAATTATCAAATCAGGTTGCTGCACAACAAGGAAACTATCTTGCCAGTTGTTTCAATAGAATGAAGCGTTGCGAAAAGAAACCTGAAGGTCCACTACGGATAAGAGAACTAGGTCGGCATCGCTTTCGTCCCTTTAGGTACCACCTTTTCCATTTTCTCCATCTGTCTTTGTCTTGCCAGCATTTCTTAGATGCTTTAAACAATTTTGGCTCGAATTTTATTCATTAAAATATGTGTTTACAAATAAAAGATGTCTCAGAGCACAAGACTCTTGCCAACATGGAGTTCCAAATTCTTGACAGGAATTTGAAACTTCTGAATAAACAGGGAAAATATTTTATCTCCACATCTAACCATAAATTACCCCTGAAAGAGAATGTAAGTAATAGACTAGGCAAGCTTGAGTTCTGAAATTTTGGTGGTCTTCAATAAGAAGCTTCTTCATCTGTTTTGCGAGAACCTTTTGACTAAAAACCATTACTCATGAATTACATGTGGAACTTCATCAACCCCATGCATCTTCTCTATCTATTTCAAAGCTTTTCTGATCTAGTTTGTCCTTCTTTTAAAGGTATAAGCATCTCGGTCAATTTGCCCCCTTGGGTGGAGAGCAAACAGCTGCACAACTCCCAGGAGATTGGATCTCTATAGGACATAGCAGCCAATGGCTTTGGTACTCAGTATATGCGAGGTATATATGCCTTGTATTTCTTCCTTTTCGGAACTTATTTTGTGTAGGCAGTGGCTTTCATTTATGTTATGAAGTATTTGTTTGTTCTTT of the Musa acuminata AAA Group cultivar baxijiao chromosome BXJ3-2, Cavendish_Baxijiao_AAA, whole genome shotgun sequence genome contains:
- the LOC135631041 gene encoding myosin-2-like isoform X2, producing MSSTLLAAPTGARSMMEEMLIAIRLRDEKPKDALPALPVRPTLRRRPPSSRNSLPMAFKGGSTAECSSSGLDPEKDKARPERKEFSNGSSVKDRSEKSSMAGPVDEKLGYDTSNGFVEEEASKEDGQKVHPSRVDDFENLVLKTKAELRQKEEENVALLQQVQQCEKKWSLFEVKLKSMEEMYQTQIDTLKVNLAAAQNSIAAGDTVKQPLKFEGAMSAEAQTPEETPIKHHVAESTVADGRNNVVHHLTKEFEQQKQVFEDEACVLSEVNSGQSGSIAKSIEELRNLTIRYEAWKKEYKVRLRDAKASLLKLGKPEGEKSRRRWWYKKKKRN
- the LOC135631041 gene encoding myosin-2-like isoform X1 encodes the protein MSSTLLAAPTGARSMMEEMLIAIRLRDEKPKDALPALPVRPTLRRRPPSSRNSLPMAFKGGSTAECSSSGLDPEKDKARPERKEFSNGSSVKDRSEKVNHLEAEDLVNYEEVPEKSIVSQSSMAGPVDEKLGYDTSNGFVEEEASKEDGQKVHPSRVDDFENLVLKTKAELRQKEEENVALLQQVQQCEKKWSLFEVKLKSMEEMYQTQIDTLKVNLAAAQNSIAAGDTVKQPLKFEGAMSAEAQTPEETPIKHHVAESTVADGRNNVVHHLTKEFEQQKQVFEDEACVLSEVNSGQSGSIAKSIEELRNLTIRYEAWKKEYKVRLRDAKASLLKLGKPEGEKSRRRWWYKKKKRN
- the LOC104000255 gene encoding external alternative NAD(P)H-ubiquinone oxidoreductase B3, mitochondrial-like, whose product is MRSATFFLDGAFRRIPAFSKLVLIFAASGGGLVAYADARTDPALEPSQAAPKKKVVVLGTGWAGTTFVRNVDSSLYDVQVISPRNYFAFTPLLPSVTCGTVEPRSIVEPIRKIIRKKGGEIKFWEAECFKIDPDNKKVHCRTNIGTNLEGNGEFLVDYDYLVIAVGARVNTFNTSGVVQHCHFLKEVEDAQKIRKSVIDSFERAILPDLDEEERKRTLHFVIVGGGPTGVEFAAELHDFISEDLAKLYPTVCNLVKISVIEHGGHILTMFDKRIGKFAEEKFRRDGIELRTGYRVVKVSDNIITMEDKLHVESSVSYGMAVWSAGVGARPIILDFMKQIGQGNRRALATDEWLRVRECDGVYAIGDCATMSQRKVMEDILEIFKFADKDNSGTLTVKEINDALEDICIRYPQVELYLKSNQMSNIVDLIKASKGDVGKESVELDIEEFKNALADVDSEVKNLPATAQVAAQQGNYLASCFNRMKRCEKKPEGPLRIRELGRHRFRPFRYKHLGQFAPLGGEQTAAQLPGDWISIGHSSQWLWYSVYASKQVSWRTRALVISDWTRRFIHGRDSSCI